A window of the Candidatus Saccharibacteria bacterium oral taxon 488 genome harbors these coding sequences:
- a CDS encoding prepilin-type N-terminal cleavage/methylation domain-containing protein yields the protein MASTQQQTSLKHAGGFTVVELMITLIIAGIFIMSGYQLYGAVLARNTEARRTSEAASIGYSILRERGLYKTVSEVCGSGAVKTEHVTPPTTPTLPDPVRARVEYCKVPNSVAVIRVAVIITYGTPAQEVVHATYISG from the coding sequence ATGGCAAGTACTCAACAGCAAACGTCTCTAAAACATGCGGGCGGTTTCACCGTTGTCGAACTGATGATCACCTTGATTATCGCCGGGATCTTTATAATGAGCGGCTACCAACTGTATGGGGCGGTGTTGGCGCGCAATACTGAGGCTCGCCGTACGTCGGAGGCCGCCAGTATCGGATATAGCATTCTGCGTGAACGCGGCCTGTACAAAACGGTGTCTGAAGTTTGTGGCAGCGGTGCGGTCAAGACTGAACACGTGACACCACCGACCACGCCAACATTGCCGGATCCAGTACGTGCTCGAGTCGAATATTGTAAAGTGCCAAACAGCGTCGCAGTGATTCGCGTCGCAGTGATTATTACTTATGGAACGCCAGCGCAGGAGGTGGTGCATGCGACGTACATTTCGGGCTAA
- a CDS encoding prepilin-type N-terminal cleavage/methylation domain-containing protein encodes MHISEYDGGMKGRGFTLVELIIAIAVMAILLVLATLSFRNYQAAARDKEREADVLALQNYLESVYPREIRDSAGNVIKPAGGYPAYVSGASGAGKMTAAQFAAAFDELGGAAKTGPLDRERLISAINGTFGVNPIANVGQLFAKKDDYENTKITNYPNGAYVYIAGVYGGVCDEIGTACRRYTIFYHLETKEPGKWQVLNSKRL; translated from the coding sequence ATGCATATTTCCGAGTATGATGGGGGTATGAAGGGACGGGGGTTTACGCTAGTCGAGCTGATCATTGCTATTGCCGTCATGGCGATTTTACTGGTGCTCGCGACATTAAGTTTTCGTAATTATCAGGCGGCGGCACGCGATAAGGAGCGTGAGGCCGATGTGCTAGCCTTGCAGAACTACCTCGAGAGCGTCTATCCGCGGGAAATTCGTGACAGTGCCGGTAACGTCATCAAGCCTGCTGGCGGCTATCCGGCGTATGTTTCTGGCGCCAGCGGTGCTGGCAAGATGACTGCGGCGCAGTTTGCAGCGGCGTTTGACGAACTGGGTGGTGCCGCCAAGACCGGCCCACTGGATCGAGAACGCCTTATTTCGGCGATTAACGGTACATTCGGTGTCAATCCGATCGCTAACGTGGGTCAGCTGTTTGCCAAGAAGGATGATTACGAAAACACCAAGATTACTAATTATCCGAACGGTGCGTACGTCTACATTGCTGGGGTTTACGGTGGCGTGTGTGACGAGATAGGTACGGCCTGTCGGCGCTATACGATTTTTTATCATTTAGAAACAAAGGAGCCGGGTAAATGGCAAGTACTCAACAGCAAACGTCTCTAA
- the murB gene encoding UDP-N-acetylmuramate dehydrogenase, giving the protein MYHMEIRTEIPLHQYTTMRLGGAARFMASATSVNEVRELYNSAKVQGIPIFVLGGGSNVIARDEGFAGAVLLNRIKGFEVLTDDGQTATIKVGAGEIWDDVVKRTVAMGLSGIEAMSAIPGTAGAAPVQNVGAYGQEVADVLTELEAYDSLTDRVVTLDAAECGFSYRHSIFRGEASGRYCILSITIKLHHAAPKPPFYAGLQRYLTNMNITTFTPQVIRDAVMAIRFDKLPDPTERPNAGSFFKNALIESWQLNELREQYPDAPSYDMPDGRHKVPTGWLIEQAGLKGALLHGMRVHDKNALVLINESATSYHDLAAARDAIIQAVYDKFHIQIQQEPLEI; this is encoded by the coding sequence ATGTATCACATGGAGATACGAACAGAGATTCCGCTGCACCAGTATACGACGATGCGGCTCGGTGGCGCAGCACGCTTTATGGCATCGGCGACGTCGGTGAATGAGGTTAGAGAGTTATATAACAGTGCCAAGGTGCAGGGCATACCGATCTTTGTCTTGGGCGGCGGTAGTAATGTTATCGCTCGCGACGAAGGGTTTGCGGGGGCGGTGCTGCTCAATCGAATCAAGGGATTTGAAGTGCTAACTGATGATGGTCAGACCGCAACGATTAAGGTTGGTGCTGGTGAAATATGGGACGATGTAGTCAAGCGTACGGTCGCCATGGGCCTGAGCGGCATCGAGGCGATGTCGGCCATCCCTGGTACAGCCGGCGCCGCGCCGGTGCAGAACGTTGGTGCGTATGGCCAGGAAGTCGCTGATGTGCTCACTGAGCTGGAGGCGTACGACTCGCTGACTGACCGGGTGGTGACCTTAGACGCAGCGGAGTGCGGGTTTTCGTATCGGCATAGTATTTTTCGTGGTGAGGCGAGCGGTCGCTATTGCATTCTCTCAATTACCATCAAGCTCCATCACGCAGCGCCAAAACCGCCGTTCTATGCCGGCTTGCAGCGGTATTTGACCAACATGAACATCACGACCTTTACGCCGCAGGTGATCCGTGACGCGGTTATGGCGATTCGGTTTGATAAGCTGCCCGATCCGACCGAGCGACCCAACGCTGGTTCATTCTTCAAGAACGCACTGATCGAATCATGGCAGCTGAATGAACTTCGTGAACAGTATCCGGATGCGCCGTCCTATGACATGCCGGACGGCCGACACAAGGTGCCGACGGGTTGGCTGATTGAACAGGCTGGGCTCAAGGGGGCGTTGCTTCACGGTATGCGGGTGCACGATAAGAACGCGCTGGTACTGATCAACGAGTCGGCGACCAGCTACCATGATCTTGCGGCGGCACGTGACGCCATCATCCAGGCAGTCTACGACAAGTTCCATATCCAGATTCAGCAAGAACCGTTGGAAATTTGA
- a CDS encoding ATP-dependent Clp protease ATP-binding subunit yields the protein MADEGFGMNEVRPEFRYHSLRAQKARFTARFGAVWHVLVVLVAVALGLGGVWLLIKHGPVGWLMIGLVGPLVMLSVWWQGDLKTMAVSVRAETIDDVMAADVLGRLSQRPTPKEIALAVGQSRAGQFLGVRLGLTPNFLANIASDDPNNTPAVWQSALRIWRDTNSPKVTGAVLAAAIVEQFPNHDALLANLKIDFRDVLSGIMWYERLKSLIEQFKQKPLHTGGIARDWSFGYTPLLSRFAQNLSLQVSGGTMISQLDAHQAALEQLMTIFGSNGRQNAALVGLDGAGKSTVVAAFAEMLIDGHKTVPSSLLYRQIFLLDASSLISAAAGRGELEALVTQILNEAFLSKNVILCLDNAQLFFEEGVGSVDLSNLLLPILEAGRLRIILTMDSQRYLQISQRNSQLATALNTIVIEPSSPEETVRIMRDQLISLEHRHKVTYMYQAIAEAYRVGERYVQDVAMPGRALKVLEAAAHYASSGLVTAQSVDNAVEKTMGIKIAIASTDDEREKLLNLEDLIHQRMINQTRAVSVISDAIRRARAGVRNPDRPIGTFLFLGPTGVGKTELSKALADIYFGGEGNLIRLDLNEFVRAEDVARLIADGANDPMSLTAQVQKRPFSVVLLDEIEKAHPQVLTTLLQLLDEGILRDEKNRDISFRDCLVIATSNAGAERIREYIERGYQLEQFEQTFINELINANLFRPEFLNRFDEIVLFRPLGKEELLQVVDLILAGINRTLAPQKIQVAVEEAGKKILVDAGYDPRLGARPMRRVVQRAVENTVAKQLLAGSVAPGSTTIITAEQIRAVVGEAADGSSMVPPGPGVPPISLGQ from the coding sequence GTGGCAGATGAGGGTTTTGGCATGAACGAGGTGCGGCCGGAGTTTCGCTATCACAGCTTGCGGGCGCAAAAGGCACGGTTTACGGCGCGGTTTGGTGCGGTCTGGCATGTCTTGGTGGTGCTCGTTGCTGTTGCATTGGGTCTGGGCGGCGTTTGGCTATTGATCAAGCACGGGCCGGTTGGCTGGTTGATGATTGGCCTAGTGGGGCCATTGGTGATGCTCAGTGTGTGGTGGCAGGGCGATCTCAAGACGATGGCGGTGAGTGTGCGAGCGGAGACGATTGATGATGTGATGGCAGCGGATGTGCTGGGCCGCCTGAGTCAGCGACCGACGCCAAAAGAGATCGCGCTGGCGGTTGGTCAGTCGCGGGCCGGGCAATTCCTCGGGGTGCGACTAGGGTTAACGCCGAACTTTTTGGCGAATATCGCTTCGGATGATCCAAATAACACGCCGGCCGTGTGGCAATCAGCGCTGCGAATTTGGCGTGACACCAATAGCCCGAAGGTAACGGGTGCGGTGCTGGCGGCGGCGATCGTTGAGCAATTTCCGAATCATGACGCTCTGCTGGCAAATCTAAAAATTGATTTTCGTGATGTGCTGAGCGGTATTATGTGGTATGAACGCCTCAAGTCATTGATCGAGCAGTTCAAGCAAAAGCCGCTTCACACCGGCGGTATCGCTCGCGACTGGTCGTTTGGCTATACGCCACTCTTGAGCCGGTTCGCCCAGAACCTCAGCCTGCAGGTGTCGGGCGGGACGATGATCTCGCAGCTGGACGCTCATCAGGCGGCGCTGGAGCAGCTGATGACAATTTTTGGCTCGAACGGCCGGCAAAATGCAGCGCTGGTCGGGCTTGATGGGGCTGGCAAAAGTACGGTCGTGGCGGCGTTCGCCGAGATGCTCATTGATGGACATAAAACCGTGCCGTCGTCGCTTCTCTATCGGCAGATTTTCCTCTTGGACGCCTCGTCGCTGATCTCGGCGGCGGCTGGTCGGGGTGAGCTGGAGGCATTGGTGACGCAGATCCTCAACGAAGCATTTTTGTCAAAGAATGTCATTTTGTGTCTCGATAATGCTCAGCTGTTTTTCGAGGAGGGCGTTGGTTCGGTTGATCTGAGTAATTTGCTACTACCGATTTTGGAGGCGGGCAGGCTGCGAATTATCTTGACCATGGATAGCCAGCGCTACTTGCAGATTTCTCAGCGTAATTCTCAGCTGGCGACGGCGCTCAATACCATCGTTATCGAGCCATCATCGCCCGAGGAGACGGTGCGGATTATGCGCGATCAGCTGATCAGCCTTGAACATCGCCATAAAGTGACCTACATGTATCAAGCCATCGCTGAAGCTTACCGCGTCGGCGAGCGGTACGTCCAAGACGTGGCGATGCCGGGTCGGGCGCTCAAGGTGCTGGAGGCGGCAGCTCATTATGCGTCGTCCGGTCTCGTGACGGCCCAGTCGGTTGATAATGCAGTCGAAAAAACCATGGGTATCAAGATTGCGATCGCCTCGACTGACGACGAACGGGAAAAACTCTTGAACCTCGAAGACCTGATTCATCAGCGCATGATCAACCAAACGCGCGCCGTCAGCGTCATCTCTGATGCGATCCGGCGAGCGCGTGCCGGCGTGCGCAATCCTGATCGGCCGATTGGTACGTTTCTGTTCCTTGGCCCAACTGGTGTCGGTAAAACTGAGCTGTCCAAAGCGCTGGCGGATATCTACTTTGGTGGCGAGGGCAACCTAATCCGGCTGGATCTCAACGAGTTTGTGCGGGCCGAGGACGTGGCGCGCTTGATCGCTGATGGGGCGAATGATCCGATGAGCTTGACTGCCCAGGTGCAAAAGCGACCATTCTCGGTGGTGTTGCTCGATGAAATTGAAAAGGCCCACCCGCAGGTACTCACGACGCTTTTGCAGCTACTAGACGAGGGAATTTTACGCGACGAGAAAAACCGCGACATTAGTTTTCGTGATTGCCTAGTCATTGCGACGTCGAATGCTGGCGCTGAGCGGATTCGCGAATACATCGAGCGTGGCTACCAGCTGGAGCAGTTTGAGCAAACATTTATCAACGAGCTGATTAATGCCAATCTGTTTCGTCCGGAGTTTCTCAACCGGTTTGATGAGATTGTGCTATTTCGTCCCTTGGGCAAAGAAGAGCTGCTGCAGGTCGTTGATCTCATTTTGGCTGGTATCAATCGAACGCTGGCGCCACAAAAAATCCAAGTCGCTGTCGAAGAGGCGGGCAAAAAAATATTGGTTGACGCTGGCTATGACCCGCGCCTTGGCGCTCGTCCGATGCGCCGCGTGGTGCAGCGAGCTGTCGAGAATACCGTCGCCAAGCAGCTGCTCGCTGGCTCTGTCGCTCCGGGCTCAACGACGATTATCACGGCGGAGCAGATACGAGCGGTGGTCGGCGAGGCGGCCGACGGCAGTAGTATGGTGCCCCCAGGTCCGGGCGTGCCGCCGATATCACTCGGACAGTAG
- a CDS encoding DUF1727 domain-containing protein: protein MSRQILSTLIGKTVKQAARLRGGGSALPGLVIEKIDPGFITRTLAQIPHGVVVISGTNGKTTTTKIVVELLEAAGLKVFTNRTGSNFSRGVAAALLGEVDMRGRLDADIAVLELDEAWAVKFVQLVPPRYSLLLNVMRDQLDRFGEIDTAAGFLAKIAQATTDTVVLNRDDPRIYRLHQNTAADVAFFGTTDQLLELMPTDDALKTGQAQANQTAPADVLLADIDKQTATFQIDGAKHAVRMRLNGVYNLLNAAAALSLVRQITGEKAELTTLLGTLSDVAPAFGRGETIVIDGTPIELILVKNPSGFRLSLLSFADGTADTMIAINDNYADGRDVSWLWDVDVSRLEQVAVVSGVRAHDMALRLEYDDITPEIIEPDLAAALEKLLAHHPRQPKHIYCTYTAMMRLRKLLSIKTDVEAIR, encoded by the coding sequence ATGTCACGACAGATTCTCAGTACACTCATCGGCAAAACCGTCAAACAAGCCGCTCGCCTGCGCGGTGGCGGCTCGGCACTCCCGGGGTTAGTTATCGAAAAGATCGACCCGGGTTTTATCACTCGTACCCTGGCGCAAATACCGCACGGTGTGGTGGTTATCAGCGGCACGAATGGCAAGACTACCACCACTAAAATCGTCGTTGAACTGCTCGAGGCGGCCGGCCTCAAGGTTTTTACCAATCGCACGGGCAGTAATTTCTCGCGCGGCGTGGCGGCGGCGCTGCTCGGCGAGGTAGATATGCGCGGGCGGCTGGATGCCGACATCGCGGTGCTGGAGCTTGACGAGGCCTGGGCGGTCAAGTTTGTTCAATTAGTACCGCCACGCTACAGTCTGCTGCTCAACGTCATGCGCGATCAGCTGGATCGGTTTGGCGAGATCGACACGGCAGCTGGTTTCTTGGCAAAAATCGCCCAGGCAACCACTGATACCGTGGTGCTCAACCGCGACGACCCGCGTATCTACCGCCTGCACCAAAACACAGCGGCAGACGTAGCGTTTTTTGGCACAACCGACCAGCTGCTCGAGCTGATGCCGACTGACGATGCGCTCAAGACCGGCCAAGCTCAGGCAAATCAGACGGCTCCAGCCGACGTGCTGCTCGCTGACATTGATAAGCAAACGGCAACCTTTCAGATTGATGGGGCCAAGCATGCAGTGCGGATGCGGCTGAATGGCGTATATAATTTATTGAATGCAGCAGCGGCGCTGAGTTTGGTCCGACAAATTACGGGAGAGAAAGCCGAGTTAACGACACTACTAGGCACCCTGTCAGACGTAGCGCCGGCATTTGGCCGAGGCGAGACCATCGTGATTGACGGCACGCCGATTGAGCTAATTCTCGTGAAAAACCCGAGCGGCTTTCGACTCAGCCTGCTGTCATTTGCCGACGGAACAGCCGATACAATGATTGCTATCAATGATAATTACGCTGACGGACGCGACGTTAGTTGGCTGTGGGATGTGGACGTTTCACGCCTCGAGCAGGTGGCGGTGGTCAGCGGCGTGCGCGCTCATGATATGGCGCTGCGGCTGGAGTATGACGACATTACGCCAGAAATCATTGAGCCAGATTTGGCGGCGGCGCTGGAGAAATTGCTAGCCCATCATCCACGCCAGCCAAAACATATTTACTGTACCTACACAGCGATGATGCGACTGCGCAAATTATTATCAATCAAAACCGATGTGGAGGCCATCCGATGA
- a CDS encoding glutamine amidotransferase produces the protein MTITIIQLYPRDMNLYGDWGNTLALKKRLEWRGFTVRIIDHNPGDTTDFMAGDIFIGGGGQDAGQEIIQDDLLARADELRRLAESDVPMLMICGMYQLFGRAFTTHEGHVIRGAGILPLETYAKAERLIGNITLESEEFGQIVGYENHSGQTLLDEGGLPLGRVVRGAGNDETGQIEGARLHNIVATYLHGPILPKNPRLADFLITAALTRKGYTDKLSALPIDRTAEHAQRVAMERGR, from the coding sequence ATGACGATCACGATTATTCAATTGTATCCGCGCGATATGAATCTCTATGGCGACTGGGGCAATACGCTGGCGCTGAAAAAGCGGCTGGAATGGCGCGGCTTTACGGTACGTATTATTGATCATAATCCGGGCGATACGACTGATTTTATGGCGGGAGATATATTCATCGGCGGTGGTGGTCAGGATGCTGGGCAAGAAATTATCCAGGACGATTTGCTGGCGCGAGCGGATGAGCTACGGCGCTTAGCAGAGAGCGACGTGCCAATGCTGATGATCTGTGGTATGTATCAATTGTTTGGCCGAGCGTTCACCACACACGAGGGACACGTGATTCGCGGTGCGGGGATTTTACCGCTGGAGACATACGCCAAGGCAGAACGCCTGATCGGCAATATCACGCTCGAGAGCGAGGAGTTTGGACAGATCGTTGGTTATGAAAATCATAGCGGCCAGACGCTGCTTGATGAAGGAGGGTTGCCGCTGGGGCGCGTGGTGCGGGGCGCTGGTAATGACGAGACTGGCCAAATCGAGGGCGCGAGGCTGCACAATATCGTGGCGACGTACCTGCACGGGCCGATCTTGCCAAAGAATCCACGACTCGCTGATTTTTTGATCACCGCGGCACTCACGCGAAAAGGCTATACAGATAAACTCAGCGCACTGCCCATCGACCGCACCGCAGAACATGCCCAGCGGGTGGCGATGGAGCGAGGGCGATAA
- a CDS encoding CPBP family intramembrane metalloprotease, producing MPNTNHTTHTTHRRQMIYLYAIVCVYLMLPILICIGVIPWNMKFVALIVGAVMMYILMRILGNTHSDIGITRQRTIYSLKTVLPITIVLLIAAGLFLLLEKPRFSPTEGIGFYVFYILISCPAQELLFRGILSRMLQELRLHRVLELGVAAALFGYVHIIYGDMLTVVIMSIVGLFWYRAYQRSSNLIGVTMSHVILGVMTIALGIID from the coding sequence ATGCCTAATACTAATCACACCACCCACACAACTCACCGCCGACAAATGATATATCTCTATGCCATTGTCTGCGTGTATCTCATGTTGCCTATCCTCATTTGCATCGGTGTCATTCCTTGGAATATGAAATTCGTGGCACTTATAGTCGGTGCAGTGATGATGTATATATTAATGCGAATTCTCGGCAATACGCATAGTGACATCGGTATTACGCGGCAACGTACCATCTATTCACTCAAAACCGTGCTACCGATAACTATAGTTCTCCTTATCGCAGCCGGGCTGTTTCTACTCCTCGAAAAGCCTCGATTCTCACCAACCGAAGGAATAGGATTTTATGTATTTTATATTCTCATCTCGTGCCCGGCACAAGAATTGTTATTCCGCGGTATCCTCAGCCGTATGCTGCAAGAACTACGGCTGCACCGGGTGTTGGAGCTTGGCGTAGCAGCCGCCCTTTTCGGTTATGTACATATCATCTACGGCGATATGCTCACTGTTGTTATCATGAGCATCGTTGGCCTTTTCTGGTACCGAGCGTACCAGCGCTCATCAAACCTCATCGGCGTAACAATGAGTCACGTGATACTTGGCGTGATGACGATTGCTCTAGGGATTATTGATTGA
- a CDS encoding NUDIX hydrolase, translating into MKYTKPYVPPTLTVDAVIFQISNGALEVLLLKRPNEPFKGEWALPGGYNAKGETTTAALRRIVTQKTGVDVENNLSYIEQLYTFDTVDRDPRGHAVSVTYLGCGRTIPLDEATSHATFFDVHNLPPLAYDHASIIEYARERLIAKLTYTNAVSAFLERRFTLTQLQNAYEIIFDREFDKRNFRKKFLSLNLIHETNELWRDGAHRPAKLYEFNSQNLETLSRSFD; encoded by the coding sequence ATGAAATACACGAAACCATACGTTCCACCGACGCTAACCGTTGACGCCGTGATATTCCAAATTAGTAACGGCGCACTAGAAGTCCTGCTCCTAAAGCGCCCCAACGAGCCGTTTAAGGGTGAATGGGCGCTGCCCGGCGGATACAACGCCAAGGGCGAGACAACGACAGCCGCACTGAGACGTATCGTTACCCAAAAAACGGGCGTGGATGTTGAGAATAACTTGAGCTACATTGAGCAGCTCTACACCTTTGACACGGTCGACCGTGACCCACGAGGACATGCTGTATCGGTGACATACCTCGGGTGTGGGCGTACTATCCCGCTCGACGAGGCGACGTCGCACGCGACATTTTTTGATGTACATAATCTACCGCCACTGGCTTATGATCACGCCAGCATTATTGAATACGCCAGAGAGCGACTGATCGCCAAGCTAACATATACGAATGCTGTGTCGGCATTTCTGGAGCGGCGTTTTACCCTGACCCAACTACAGAACGCCTACGAAATTATCTTTGATCGTGAATTTGATAAGCGTAATTTTCGCAAAAAATTCCTCAGCCTCAACCTCATTCATGAAACCAACGAGTTATGGCGTGACGGCGCACATCGTCCAGCAAAACTATACGAGTTTAATTCCCAAAACCTCGAGACGTTATCGCGGAGCTTTGATTAG
- a CDS encoding isochorismatase family protein, whose protein sequence is METVKPTRNVLVAVDVQHDFIDGSLAVAESEQVVAPLNTIAETVRHHDGQVVFTRDWHPAKTPHFSNFGGQWPVHCVAGTTGAAFHDKLDVRPDDIVINKGMGQTDGYSGWEGQSDTGETLETIITPRTPHEKVKVFLGGLATDFCVKATALDIANHFRDDARVSIHLLREAIRAVGLTPTDEEEALAAMKEAHVLAVSTSEAKMMMIERSVQ, encoded by the coding sequence ATGGAAACAGTAAAACCAACTCGAAATGTACTTGTTGCCGTTGATGTGCAGCATGATTTTATCGATGGCAGCCTAGCAGTTGCCGAGAGTGAGCAGGTCGTTGCCCCGCTCAATACCATCGCCGAGACGGTGCGGCACCATGATGGACAGGTAGTTTTTACTCGCGACTGGCACCCTGCTAAAACACCACATTTTAGTAATTTTGGCGGCCAGTGGCCAGTTCATTGTGTCGCTGGCACAACTGGCGCTGCCTTTCATGATAAGCTTGACGTGCGACCCGATGACATTGTTATCAACAAAGGTATGGGTCAAACTGACGGGTATTCTGGTTGGGAGGGTCAGAGTGACACGGGCGAAACACTGGAGACCATTATCACACCACGAACACCTCACGAGAAGGTTAAAGTATTTCTCGGCGGGCTCGCAACTGACTTTTGCGTGAAGGCGACTGCTCTGGATATTGCCAACCACTTCCGAGACGATGCGCGCGTTTCCATCCATCTACTGCGAGAGGCTATCCGTGCTGTTGGACTCACACCGACTGACGAAGAAGAGGCCTTAGCCGCCATGAAAGAGGCCCACGTTCTGGCGGTTTCAACCAGTGAGGCTAAAATGATGATGATCGAAAGGAGTGTTCAATGA
- the pncB gene encoding nicotinate phosphoribosyltransferase, with the protein MNREPKLSQGLDYYKATMGQLEHAKHPDAEVTFTLKNRAPTLLSEFVSAEELRNRLSNVANGWQPDEIAYLASLQNQDGTAQFTPEYLDFLHDNPLPPVDIGYDERGDLAVSTTGKWPLVTFWETVVMSELNELYFQNKLAHEGSSLKELYAEGDRRLSEKIDMLKNRPDIKFSDFGTRRRFSYDWQKHVIERVARELPDNFVGTSNIYLAHELGLQPIGTFAHELPMVYAALADKAGDNPLDGHYQVLQDWRQLYGEGLSTALTDTFTTEFFFADFTPEQMTSWQALRHDSGDPMQFGDTVITFYEQHGIDPHEKTIVFSDGLDIETIIKLADYFKDRIKVTFGWGTTLTNDLGVKANNFVMKATAVDGVPTIKLSNVEGKYTGPDDKIEEYKTYVKTAIGHQALRQSVAA; encoded by the coding sequence ATGAACCGTGAACCTAAATTATCACAAGGCCTAGATTACTATAAGGCGACCATGGGTCAGCTGGAGCACGCCAAGCATCCTGACGCCGAGGTCACCTTCACCTTGAAAAACCGCGCTCCTACCCTGCTATCAGAATTTGTGAGCGCAGAAGAATTACGCAACCGGCTCAGTAACGTGGCAAACGGCTGGCAACCTGATGAGATCGCCTATCTCGCCAGCCTACAAAATCAAGACGGTACAGCACAATTCACGCCAGAATACCTTGACTTTTTACATGACAATCCCCTACCGCCTGTTGACATTGGTTATGATGAGCGCGGCGATTTAGCGGTTAGTACTACAGGCAAATGGCCACTGGTTACGTTTTGGGAAACAGTGGTCATGAGCGAGCTGAACGAATTATATTTCCAGAATAAACTTGCCCATGAAGGTAGTTCGCTAAAAGAACTATATGCCGAAGGAGATCGGCGCTTAAGCGAGAAAATTGATATGTTAAAAAATCGCCCAGACATCAAGTTCTCGGACTTCGGCACGCGACGACGGTTTAGCTACGACTGGCAAAAGCATGTCATTGAGCGCGTCGCACGTGAACTTCCTGATAATTTCGTTGGCACTTCAAATATTTATTTGGCACATGAGCTTGGCTTGCAGCCAATTGGTACATTCGCACATGAATTACCGATGGTTTACGCAGCACTAGCCGACAAGGCCGGCGACAATCCGTTAGATGGCCACTATCAGGTACTCCAAGACTGGCGGCAGCTGTATGGCGAAGGTTTATCAACCGCCCTAACCGACACATTTACGACAGAGTTCTTTTTCGCTGACTTCACACCGGAGCAAATGACTTCATGGCAGGCTCTGCGTCATGACTCTGGCGACCCGATGCAGTTTGGTGATACGGTGATTACATTTTATGAACAACATGGTATTGATCCGCACGAAAAGACGATCGTCTTTAGCGATGGACTGGATATCGAGACAATTATCAAACTGGCTGATTATTTCAAGGATCGTATCAAGGTGACATTTGGCTGGGGCACAACACTGACAAACGACCTCGGGGTTAAGGCGAATAATTTCGTCATGAAAGCCACGGCGGTTGATGGTGTGCCGACAATTAAACTGAGCAACGTTGAGGGTAAGTACACGGGCCCAGATGATAAAATTGAAGAATATAAAACGTACGTAAAAACAGCGATCGGACATCAGGCGTTACGCCAATCGGTTGCCGCATGA
- a CDS encoding 2,3-diphosphoglycerate-dependent phosphoglycerate mutase: MMGILVISRHGESEWNLLGKWTGWTDVGLTEKGRADTVRLGALLKDISFDEAYTSALKRTHQTLEALLEGRGMGSLPTTQAAELNERDYGDLTGKNKWEVKAEIGEEAFNGIRRGWDYPVPGGETLKDVYARVVPYFEREILPKLQAGENILLVAHGNSIRALMKHLDHVPEADMAHVEMPFGQLLVYTFEPTSDLPTNKDVLSVEIEAVNA, translated from the coding sequence ATGATGGGAATATTGGTTATCAGTCGACACGGCGAGAGTGAATGGAATCTGCTCGGCAAGTGGACGGGCTGGACGGATGTGGGGCTCACGGAAAAGGGGCGAGCTGACACAGTGCGGCTGGGCGCGCTACTCAAAGACATTAGTTTTGACGAGGCGTATACGTCGGCGCTCAAGCGAACGCATCAGACGCTGGAAGCACTGCTTGAAGGGCGTGGTATGGGCAGTCTGCCGACGACGCAAGCAGCCGAGCTGAACGAGCGTGATTATGGTGATCTGACCGGTAAAAATAAGTGGGAAGTCAAGGCTGAGATTGGCGAGGAAGCATTCAATGGTATCCGACGCGGCTGGGACTATCCGGTGCCGGGCGGTGAAACGCTCAAAGATGTTTATGCGCGGGTCGTGCCATACTTTGAGCGAGAGATTTTACCGAAACTACAGGCAGGTGAGAACATTCTATTGGTGGCGCATGGTAATTCTATCCGCGCGCTGATGAAACATCTCGACCACGTGCCAGAAGCAGACATGGCCCATGTGGAAATGCCGTTTGGCCAGCTATTGGTATACACCTTTGAGCCGACGTCTGATCTACCGACGAATAAAGACGTATTGTCGGTGGAGATTGAGGCGGTGAACGCGTAG